The Sediminispirochaeta bajacaliforniensis DSM 16054 genome window below encodes:
- a CDS encoding flavodoxin family protein, with protein MAKILGICGSPRNGATEYALKEALKAAESVDGIETEFWTVRGKKIRPCIHCDTCIKKKTMCVIADDMKELEDPFLEADGLLIASPVYDMGITSQLTALFNRLRPIYLVHPGKLRGKPGAALTSGGTRHGGQEFTLQIIHNFYLMHEMFAFGGLGGCYNGGTIWSKDRKAEGAQEDTVGMDTVRRVGQGLAEAVLITSHGKAWYEKNFAHSKEEDASPLRDH; from the coding sequence ATGGCGAAGATTCTTGGTATTTGCGGGAGTCCCCGAAACGGGGCAACCGAATATGCGCTGAAAGAGGCCTTGAAGGCTGCCGAATCGGTCGACGGCATAGAGACCGAATTCTGGACCGTAAGGGGAAAGAAAATTCGCCCTTGTATCCACTGTGATACCTGCATAAAAAAGAAGACGATGTGCGTGATAGCCGATGATATGAAAGAGCTCGAAGACCCCTTCCTTGAGGCCGACGGCCTGCTTATCGCCTCTCCCGTCTATGACATGGGAATAACAAGTCAGTTGACCGCCCTTTTCAACCGTCTGCGGCCCATCTATCTTGTCCATCCCGGAAAATTGCGAGGCAAGCCTGGTGCGGCTCTTACCAGCGGCGGAACCCGTCATGGCGGTCAGGAGTTTACACTGCAGATTATTCATAACTTCTATCTGATGCATGAGATGTTTGCCTTTGGAGGACTGGGCGGTTGCTATAACGGTGGTACCATCTGGTCCAAAGACCGAAAGGCGGAAGGTGCTCAGGAAGATACCGTTGGTATGGATACTGTCCGCAGGGTGGGGCAGGGGCTTGCCGAGGCCGTTCTGATTACCAGCCACGGAAAAGCATGGTATGAGAAGAACTTCGCTCATTCCAAGGAAGAGGACGCCTCACCTTTACGGGACCACTAA